In Terriglobia bacterium, one genomic interval encodes:
- a CDS encoding thiazole synthase produces the protein MADELVIAGRAFKSRLIVGTGKYRTFPEMAKAHAASGADMVTVAVRRVNLTDKSKESLLDYIDREKIFILPNTAGCYTADEAIRTARLGREVGLSNWVKLEVIGDQQTLFPDTEQLIEATRVLVKEGFVVLPYTNDDLIAARKLIDAGAAAVMPLAAPIGSGLGIQNAANLRILRERITEVPMIVDAGVGTASDAAMAMELGADAILMNTAIAEAQDAVLMAEAMRDATSAGRKAFLAGRMPKRLYATASSPLTGLVR, from the coding sequence ATGGCAGATGAACTGGTTATCGCAGGCCGCGCTTTCAAATCCCGGCTGATTGTCGGCACCGGCAAATACCGCACCTTCCCGGAGATGGCCAAAGCCCACGCCGCTTCCGGCGCGGACATGGTCACCGTCGCTGTCCGCCGCGTCAACCTCACCGACAAATCCAAGGAATCCCTGCTCGACTACATCGACCGCGAAAAGATCTTCATTTTGCCCAACACCGCCGGCTGCTACACCGCCGACGAAGCCATCCGCACCGCGCGCCTCGGCCGCGAAGTCGGCCTCTCCAACTGGGTCAAGCTGGAGGTCATCGGCGACCAGCAAACCCTCTTCCCGGACACCGAGCAGCTCATCGAAGCCACCAGGGTCCTGGTCAAGGAAGGCTTCGTCGTCCTGCCCTACACCAACGATGACCTGATCGCCGCGCGCAAGCTCATTGACGCCGGCGCCGCCGCCGTCATGCCCCTCGCCGCGCCCATCGGCTCCGGCCTGGGCATCCAGAACGCCGCCAACCTGCGCATCCTCCGCGAGCGCATCACCGAAGTCCCCATGATCGTGGACGCCGGCGTGGGCACCGCCTCCGACGCCGCCATGGCCATGGAGCTGGGCGCCGACGCCATCCTCATGAACACCGCCATCGCCGAGGCCCAGGACGCCGTGCTCATGGCCGAAGCCATGCGCGACGCCACCAGCGCCGGCCGCAAAGCCTTCCTCGCCGGCCGCATGCCCAAGCGCCTCTACGCCACCGCCTCCAGCCCCCTCACCGGCCTCGTCCGCTAA
- a CDS encoding CPBP family intramembrane metalloprotease, whose product MSPSRQPGAQLPTLACLGLWAGVCLGVALYASWHGYGGRGFAATLTVFAFLLAAVLFPAARGVSEWLGAMFGSGTGYLLGAAAYLAYLLYALENGVLAFRPAGIAAALVFLPLLLAASAEGAAPGAWQDFLTLAGLWAAVKFLPLRELLALPSGQPGHILAVLLALTIALAAFLFARRVDGTGYALGWGRGWGLYILGSFAVFLVIAAPLGQAIHFIRFEPQLQAWRTIPITALGIFFFTAWPEEFFFRGLLQNLLSRASKSEFAGWWTAALLFGLAHITNSGFPNWRYALLAAIAGLCYGWAWRKSGSIFASALVHTLVNVTWHFFFRTL is encoded by the coding sequence TTGTCGCCCTCGCGTCAACCCGGTGCGCAACTTCCCACCCTGGCCTGTCTCGGCCTGTGGGCGGGGGTGTGCCTGGGGGTGGCGCTCTACGCTTCGTGGCACGGCTACGGCGGCCGCGGTTTTGCCGCGACGCTGACGGTCTTCGCGTTCCTGCTGGCGGCGGTGCTTTTCCCCGCGGCGCGCGGCGTCTCCGAATGGCTCGGCGCAATGTTCGGCTCCGGAACGGGCTACCTTCTCGGGGCGGCCGCATATCTCGCGTATCTGCTGTACGCGCTCGAAAACGGCGTGCTCGCGTTCCGCCCCGCCGGAATTGCCGCGGCGCTGGTGTTTTTGCCGCTCTTGCTCGCGGCCTCGGCCGAAGGCGCGGCGCCCGGCGCCTGGCAGGATTTCCTTACACTGGCGGGCCTGTGGGCCGCGGTGAAGTTTCTGCCGCTGCGCGAACTCCTGGCCCTTCCCAGCGGCCAGCCCGGACACATTCTGGCGGTGCTTTTGGCCCTGACCATCGCCCTGGCGGCCTTCCTCTTTGCGCGCCGCGTGGACGGCACCGGCTATGCGCTCGGCTGGGGCCGTGGCTGGGGACTTTATATACTCGGAAGCTTCGCGGTCTTTCTGGTGATCGCCGCGCCGCTCGGCCAGGCCATCCATTTCATCCGCTTCGAGCCGCAGCTTCAAGCGTGGCGAACGATTCCCATCACGGCATTGGGGATTTTCTTCTTCACCGCGTGGCCCGAGGAGTTTTTCTTCCGCGGCCTGTTGCAGAACCTGCTGTCGCGCGCGTCGAAGAGCGAATTCGCCGGCTGGTGGACGGCCGCGCTGCTCTTCGGCCTGGCGCACATCACCAACAGCGGCTTCCCCAACTGGCGCTACGCGCTGCTGGCGGCGATTGCCGGCCTGTGCTACGGCTGGGCGTGGCGCAAGAGCGGTTCGATCTTCGCCTCGGCGCTGGTGCACACGCTGGTCAACGTGACGTGGCACTTCTTTTTCCGCACGCTGTGA
- a CDS encoding ABC transporter permease has protein sequence MTAEHTEVYFSRFQMLWGNLLARPLRSVLAITAIAIQVILVLMIAGLTSGVVSEWGKRVEGVGADILVQPPNSSIFFALSSAVMQESVGDTIAELPGVDEVAPTLILMDQKQFAVVYGIDYRRFNALSQGFLYQEGGPFASADEALADDIVAQTKHLKVGDTITLLNHNFRISGIVTHGKGARFFIPLSTAQDIASAEKKVSMFYVRSKGDTAGTRAEIVKLLPKNSIRSTTEYVTLMNSSKLPELKPFIRTMVGLGLVISFLVVLLTMHTMVQERTREIGILKALGFSRFDIVRLLLTETLVIAVSGSALGIVITFLAEAVLKQTSPSLMILISPGWVFSSIALALLGASAGAVYPAVRAAGYDPVVALAYE, from the coding sequence ATGACCGCTGAACACACTGAAGTGTACTTCTCGCGCTTCCAGATGCTGTGGGGCAATCTGTTGGCCCGGCCGCTTCGCTCCGTGCTGGCCATCACGGCAATTGCCATTCAGGTGATTCTGGTGCTGATGATCGCGGGGCTGACGTCGGGGGTGGTCTCCGAATGGGGCAAGCGCGTCGAAGGGGTGGGCGCCGACATCCTGGTGCAGCCACCCAACTCCTCTATTTTCTTCGCCCTCTCGAGCGCGGTGATGCAGGAATCGGTCGGGGACACGATCGCGGAGCTGCCCGGCGTGGATGAAGTGGCGCCGACGCTGATCCTAATGGATCAGAAGCAGTTCGCGGTGGTGTATGGGATCGACTACCGGCGGTTCAACGCCTTGAGCCAGGGATTCCTGTACCAGGAAGGGGGGCCGTTTGCGAGTGCGGACGAGGCGCTGGCCGACGATATCGTGGCGCAGACGAAGCATCTGAAGGTGGGGGATACGATCACGCTGCTGAATCACAACTTCCGGATTTCGGGAATTGTGACGCACGGGAAGGGGGCGCGGTTCTTCATCCCGTTGAGCACGGCGCAGGACATCGCCAGCGCGGAGAAAAAGGTGTCCATGTTCTACGTGCGCAGCAAGGGAGACACGGCGGGGACGCGGGCCGAGATCGTGAAGCTGCTGCCGAAGAACAGCATCCGCTCGACGACGGAGTACGTGACGCTGATGAATTCCTCGAAGCTGCCGGAGTTGAAACCATTTATCCGGACCATGGTGGGGCTGGGGCTGGTGATCAGCTTTCTGGTGGTGCTGCTGACGATGCACACCATGGTGCAGGAGCGCACGCGCGAGATCGGGATTCTGAAGGCGCTGGGTTTTTCGCGTTTCGACATTGTGCGGCTGCTGCTCACGGAGACGCTGGTGATCGCCGTGAGCGGGAGCGCGCTGGGCATCGTAATCACGTTTCTGGCGGAGGCGGTTCTGAAGCAGACCTCGCCGAGTCTGATGATCCTGATCTCCCCGGGCTGGGTTTTTTCTTCCATTGCCCTGGCGCTGCTGGGGGCATCCGCCGGAGCAGTCTATCCGGCGGTCCGGGCGGCGGGTTACGATCCGGTAGTGGCGCTGGCCTACGAATAG
- a CDS encoding phosphoglucomutase/phosphomannomutase family protein, giving the protein MGTSRYAAAKPSTPIKFGTSGWRGLIADDFTFASVRLAVAAIAGHARSRAKHPTLLVACDTRFFSEEFTQLAVEVLQQHGIRVLRASTFAPTPAVALEIMRRKLDGAINFTASHNPAEYHGLKFSSADAGPALPEVTRDIEARVAKLVASGGVARARHNGKSAPPAAEIISLAEPFLQRMGELVRFDVIRKSGMKFVVDPRHGSGIGYLDRALAAHGIPVQAIHTKRDVLFDGKGPDVSEEILEPLSQAVRQAGATAGLATDGDADRFGIVDRDGAWISPNHILALLYDYVCETRGWNLAAARSVATSQMIDAAAAARGRKTYQTPVGFKYIGQLIREDKIALGGEESAGLSIRGHIPEKDGILACLLVAEMTAARGASLGEQIRAAFRKLGREFWPLRQNLHLSEEEKSRALAKISADASTVAGRKVASTDRTDGAKFVFGDGAWMLCRMSGTEPLLRLYTETDSAEASARLARDAAGWLLKD; this is encoded by the coding sequence ATGGGTACTTCACGATACGCGGCCGCGAAGCCCTCGACCCCCATCAAGTTCGGCACCTCCGGCTGGCGCGGCCTCATCGCCGACGATTTTACCTTCGCCAGCGTGCGCCTCGCCGTCGCTGCCATCGCCGGGCACGCCAGAAGCCGTGCCAAGCACCCCACTCTGCTCGTCGCCTGCGATACGCGATTCTTCTCCGAAGAGTTCACGCAGCTCGCCGTCGAAGTGCTGCAGCAGCACGGCATCCGCGTCCTGCGCGCCAGCACTTTTGCCCCCACCCCCGCCGTGGCCCTCGAAATCATGCGCCGCAAACTCGACGGCGCCATCAACTTCACCGCCAGCCACAATCCCGCCGAATACCACGGCCTGAAATTCTCTTCCGCCGATGCCGGCCCCGCGCTTCCCGAAGTCACCAGGGACATCGAGGCCCGCGTCGCGAAACTGGTCGCCTCCGGCGGCGTGGCCCGCGCCAGGCACAACGGCAAATCCGCGCCTCCCGCCGCGGAAATCATCTCCCTCGCCGAGCCTTTTCTCCAGCGCATGGGAGAGCTTGTCCGTTTCGACGTCATCCGCAAATCCGGCATGAAGTTCGTCGTTGATCCGCGCCATGGCAGCGGCATCGGCTACCTCGACCGCGCGCTCGCCGCACACGGCATTCCCGTGCAGGCCATCCACACCAAGCGCGACGTCCTCTTCGACGGCAAAGGCCCGGACGTTTCCGAGGAGATTCTCGAGCCCCTGAGCCAGGCCGTGCGCCAGGCCGGAGCCACCGCGGGCCTGGCCACCGACGGCGACGCCGACCGCTTCGGCATCGTGGACCGCGACGGCGCCTGGATTTCCCCCAATCACATCCTCGCGCTTCTCTATGACTACGTCTGCGAGACCCGCGGCTGGAACCTGGCCGCGGCGCGCAGCGTAGCCACCTCCCAGATGATTGATGCGGCCGCCGCGGCGCGCGGGCGGAAGACTTACCAGACGCCCGTGGGTTTCAAGTACATTGGCCAGCTCATCCGCGAAGACAAGATCGCCCTGGGCGGCGAAGAGAGCGCCGGGCTCTCCATCCGCGGGCACATTCCCGAAAAGGACGGCATCCTGGCTTGCCTGCTCGTCGCGGAAATGACTGCGGCGCGCGGCGCATCGCTCGGCGAGCAGATTCGCGCGGCGTTCCGCAAGTTGGGGCGCGAATTCTGGCCGCTGCGCCAGAATCTGCACCTGAGCGAAGAAGAAAAGAGCCGCGCGCTGGCGAAGATCAGCGCGGACGCCAGCACCGTGGCCGGGCGCAAAGTCGCGAGCACGGACCGCACCGACGGCGCAAAATTCGTCTTCGGCGACGGCGCGTGGATGCTCTGCCGCATGTCCGGCACGGAGCCCCTGCTGCGCCTGTACACCGAAACGGACAGCGCGGAAGCCTCGGCGCGCCTGGCGCGCGATGCGGCCGGCTGGCTGTTGAAGGACTAG
- a CDS encoding ferredoxin--NADP reductase, producing the protein MTQSSEKHYKAKIAGRRELSPNLWVMRVHPGGHFHYVAGQYATLGEEKNGKLIERAYSIASSPYEQDLEFFIELVREGTLTPHLYDKKPGETLSIRRIAKGRFTLDLKSGRTNHLLLATVTGVAPFVSYVRTFHHDWKKGKTPGDHQFYLLQGASHSNEFGFREELESIAAEVPWLKYVATVSRPWEDPSWKGETGRVDDIIRKYTDQWGLDPAKTSAYLCGHPNMVDHGRGILQRAGWKKETISEEVYFIPSTDAAGH; encoded by the coding sequence ATGACGCAGTCATCGGAGAAACACTACAAGGCCAAGATCGCGGGCCGGAGGGAGCTTTCCCCGAATCTGTGGGTGATGCGAGTGCACCCCGGGGGCCATTTCCATTACGTGGCGGGGCAGTACGCCACTCTGGGCGAAGAAAAGAACGGGAAACTGATCGAGCGGGCGTATTCGATCGCGTCTTCGCCGTATGAGCAGGATCTGGAGTTTTTCATCGAACTGGTGCGCGAGGGGACCCTGACGCCGCATCTCTACGACAAGAAGCCCGGGGAGACGCTGAGCATCCGGCGCATCGCCAAGGGCCGCTTCACGCTGGACCTGAAGAGCGGGCGGACGAACCACCTGCTGCTGGCGACGGTGACCGGGGTAGCGCCGTTTGTCAGCTACGTCCGGACGTTTCATCACGACTGGAAGAAGGGGAAGACGCCGGGCGACCACCAGTTTTACCTGCTGCAGGGAGCGAGCCACTCGAACGAATTCGGGTTCCGCGAGGAACTGGAGAGCATCGCTGCGGAAGTGCCGTGGCTGAAGTACGTGGCGACGGTGAGCCGGCCGTGGGAAGACCCCTCGTGGAAGGGGGAGACGGGGCGGGTGGACGACATCATCCGCAAGTACACCGACCAGTGGGGGCTGGATCCGGCAAAGACCAGCGCGTACCTGTGCGGGCATCCGAACATGGTGGACCACGGGCGGGGGATCCTGCAGCGCGCGGGGTGGAAGAAAGAGACGATCAGCGAGGAAGTGTACTTCATCCCGTCGACGGACGCGGCCGGGCATTGA
- a CDS encoding heparan-alpha-glucosaminide N-acetyltransferase domain-containing protein, whose product MSQTQQRLAYIDWMRGLACVLMFQTHAYDSWLSPAARKTTFFMWSQLGGTFPAPLFVFLAGVSFALVTERLRAKGEAPNAIARTTIRRGAEIFGMGLLFRVQEFALGYPSAPWTDLLRVDVLNILGLSMMLMGVLCWLVAAAAAPSAAGAAASVRLRNIFAALAAAAFVALVTPPLWTTHRPRWLPWFLESYVNGVHIFKEPQPWLFPLFPWAAFAFAGLAAGFLLFSEYAQKKPAAVVAALGGAGILAALLSIFFDRARVRLYAVYDYWHTSPNFFLMRCGLLLVILFLVYAWCRWGLALKGFSPLVQLGKTSLLVYWVHIEFVYGGFSILPKGKCSVARASAGLLVIFLAMLALSLARTGLKKDRFRAFLARLKNSRAAAGSG is encoded by the coding sequence ATGAGTCAAACACAGCAACGGCTTGCTTATATTGACTGGATGCGCGGCCTGGCCTGTGTGCTCATGTTTCAGACGCACGCCTACGATTCCTGGCTGAGCCCGGCCGCGCGCAAAACGACATTCTTTATGTGGTCGCAGTTGGGCGGCACGTTTCCCGCGCCGCTTTTCGTCTTTCTCGCCGGCGTATCCTTCGCGCTGGTGACGGAGCGCCTGCGCGCCAAGGGCGAGGCCCCGAACGCCATCGCCCGCACCACCATCCGGCGCGGCGCGGAGATTTTCGGCATGGGCCTGCTCTTCCGCGTGCAGGAATTTGCCCTGGGCTATCCCTCGGCGCCGTGGACCGATCTCCTACGCGTGGACGTCCTGAACATCCTCGGCCTCTCCATGATGCTGATGGGCGTGCTCTGCTGGCTGGTGGCCGCGGCGGCAGCGCCATCCGCCGCCGGTGCTGCGGCGAGCGTGCGCCTGCGCAACATTTTCGCCGCGCTGGCCGCGGCCGCGTTCGTGGCCCTGGTCACGCCGCCGCTGTGGACCACGCACCGCCCGCGCTGGCTCCCGTGGTTTCTGGAGTCCTACGTCAACGGCGTGCACATCTTCAAGGAGCCGCAGCCCTGGCTCTTCCCGCTCTTTCCCTGGGCGGCCTTCGCTTTCGCGGGTCTCGCCGCCGGCTTTCTGCTCTTTTCCGAGTACGCGCAGAAGAAACCAGCCGCCGTCGTCGCCGCTCTCGGCGGGGCCGGAATTCTCGCCGCTCTGCTTTCTATCTTTTTTGATCGCGCGCGGGTGCGCCTCTACGCCGTTTACGACTACTGGCACACCAGCCCCAACTTCTTTCTCATGCGCTGCGGCCTGCTGCTGGTAATTCTCTTTTTGGTTTACGCGTGGTGCCGCTGGGGCCTGGCCTTGAAGGGCTTCAGCCCGCTCGTGCAGCTCGGCAAGACTTCGTTGCTCGTCTACTGGGTGCACATCGAATTCGTGTACGGGGGCTTTTCGATCCTGCCCAAGGGGAAGTGTTCGGTGGCGCGGGCCAGCGCCGGCTTGCTGGTCATCTTTCTGGCCATGCTCGCGCTGTCGCTCGCGCGCACGGGCCTGAAAAAGGATCGCTTTAGGGCTTTCCTGGCGCGGCTGAAGAATTCGCGGGCTGCTGCGGGATCCGGATAA
- a CDS encoding PLP-dependent aspartate aminotransferase family protein yields MGFATDAIHVGQEPDPSTGAIVAPIYQTSTYVLQEFGKYTAGYDYARTNHPNRKALERCVAKLEGGQNAYVFSSGMAGIDAVFRLLRPGDHIVVSEAVYGGVYRLSTQFLVQFGLEFSFVDTSSQDKLAAALRPNTKMIYLETPTNPTIILSDIASTAALANARGITLVVDNTFLSPYLQNPLALGAHIVVHSMTKYLNGHSDATGGAVVLTRPADAEKIYFIQRSAGSGLAPMDCFLVSRGIKTLAVRMLQHNANGIAVAKHLDSHPKIKKVYYPGLPSHPQHELARKQQKGPGAMLSFELGSAEAARALLNNVKLCSLAESLGGVETLISHPASMTHASIPAEIRKNIGITEGLVRLSVGIEDVADLIADLDQALLYI; encoded by the coding sequence ATGGGCTTTGCCACAGATGCCATCCACGTCGGTCAGGAGCCGGATCCCTCCACCGGGGCGATCGTCGCGCCGATCTACCAGACCTCCACCTACGTGCTGCAGGAGTTCGGCAAGTACACCGCCGGCTACGACTACGCCCGCACCAACCATCCCAACCGCAAGGCCCTCGAGCGCTGCGTGGCTAAGCTCGAAGGCGGCCAGAACGCCTATGTCTTCTCCTCCGGCATGGCCGGCATCGATGCCGTCTTCCGCCTGCTCCGCCCCGGCGACCACATCGTCGTCTCCGAGGCCGTCTATGGCGGCGTCTATCGCCTTTCCACGCAGTTCCTCGTGCAGTTCGGCCTGGAATTCAGCTTCGTGGACACTTCCTCGCAGGACAAACTGGCCGCGGCCCTGCGCCCCAACACCAAAATGATCTACCTCGAGACCCCCACCAACCCCACCATCATTCTTTCCGACATCGCCTCCACCGCCGCTCTCGCCAACGCCCGGGGCATCACCCTGGTCGTGGACAACACCTTCCTCAGCCCCTACCTGCAGAATCCCCTGGCTCTCGGCGCGCACATCGTGGTCCATTCCATGACCAAGTACTTGAACGGCCACAGCGACGCCACCGGCGGCGCGGTCGTCCTCACCCGCCCCGCCGATGCCGAGAAAATCTACTTCATCCAGCGCTCCGCGGGCTCCGGTCTCGCCCCCATGGATTGCTTCCTCGTCTCCCGCGGCATCAAGACCTTGGCCGTGCGCATGCTCCAGCACAATGCCAACGGTATCGCCGTCGCCAAGCACCTCGACTCCCACCCCAAAATCAAGAAGGTCTACTACCCCGGACTGCCCTCGCACCCGCAGCACGAACTCGCCCGCAAACAGCAGAAGGGTCCCGGCGCCATGCTCTCCTTTGAACTGGGCTCCGCCGAAGCCGCACGCGCCCTGCTCAACAACGTAAAACTCTGCTCCCTCGCCGAAAGCCTTGGTGGCGTCGAGACCCTCATCTCCCACCCCGCCTCCATGACCCACGCTTCCATTCCCGCCGAGATTCGCAAGAACATCGGCATCACCGAAGGACTCGTCCGCCTCTCCGTCGGCATCGAAGACGTCGCAGACCTCATCGCCGACCTCGACCAGGCCCTGCTGTACATCTAG
- a CDS encoding divalent-cation tolerance protein CutA, whose protein sequence is MITGGQKRVVLVTCGSLREARRIARGVVEARLAACANIVSAPVESVYRWKRKVERAREFLLIIKTTAKRLGAMEKEVKRLHSYEVPEFIALPIVAGSREYLHWLGGSITR, encoded by the coding sequence ATGATCACCGGAGGACAGAAGCGTGTGGTGCTGGTGACGTGCGGATCGCTGCGGGAAGCGCGGCGGATTGCGCGCGGGGTGGTGGAGGCGCGCTTGGCGGCATGCGCGAATATCGTGAGCGCGCCGGTGGAATCGGTCTATCGCTGGAAAAGGAAGGTGGAGCGGGCACGCGAATTTCTGCTGATCATAAAGACGACGGCCAAGCGCCTGGGCGCCATGGAAAAGGAAGTGAAGCGGCTGCACAGCTACGAGGTGCCGGAATTCATCGCGCTGCCCATTGTGGCGGGTTCGCGCGAGTATCTGCACTGGCTAGGCGGGAGTATCACGCGATGA
- a CDS encoding septum formation initiator family protein, with product MALPDNLPSFLRRHGRTILGLLMVLLLMDNIFGTHGYLAMRRTQKEIAALKKDLQRLNDENQQLAEQVKALKSDPQLIEKIARDELGLARPGEVIIRIPQQPANSSAAPGKP from the coding sequence ATGGCCCTCCCTGACAACCTGCCATCTTTCCTGCGGCGGCACGGGCGCACGATCCTGGGCCTGCTGATGGTGCTGCTGCTGATGGACAACATCTTCGGCACGCACGGCTATCTGGCCATGCGGCGCACCCAGAAAGAGATTGCCGCGCTGAAGAAGGACCTGCAGCGGCTGAACGACGAGAACCAGCAGCTTGCCGAGCAGGTCAAGGCGTTGAAGAGCGACCCGCAACTCATCGAAAAAATCGCCCGCGACGAGCTGGGCCTGGCGCGCCCCGGCGAAGTGATTATCCGGATCCCGCAGCAGCCCGCGAATTCTTCAGCCGCGCCAGGAAAGCCCTAA
- the glgB gene encoding 1,4-alpha-glucan branching protein GlgB produces MERQPGTPAPHRKSPLDAQIDALLLGRNSDPFALLGPHPATAPGDRVWSVRFFLPWAEEASVLVEGTARAVQARRLRPEGFFEALVTGPPQGALQPAGYRILYRANFGERFELHDAYAFPFLLSDLDLHLMGEGRHYDTYEKLGAHLHTLAGVSGVHFAVWAPSARRVSVVGDFNRWDGRVHPMRPRGSSGIWELFVPGLAEGAIYKFEIISPADELLPLKADPYAFRSELRPNTGSVVARMDIHPWADAGWMRQREQKNWFESPIAIYEVHLGSWRRVPHEEHRWLTYRELADQLIPYVKEMGYTHIELLPVMEHPYDGSWGYQTLGYFSATSRFGSPADFMEFVDRCHCAGIGVLLDWTPAHFPRDEHGLAFFDGSHLYEHSDPRKGAHPDWGTLIFNYGRNEVQNYLISNALFWLDKYHIDGLRVDAVASILYLDYSRSEGEWIPNEFGGRENLEAISFLKHLNEVAHSRFPGVLTIAEESTSWPGVSRPTYLGGLGFSLKWNMGWMNDTLKYFSADPIHRKYEHNNLTFSMLYAFSENFILPFSHDEVVHGKGSLLNKMPGDLWQQFANLRLLYGYQYAHPGKKLLYMGGEFGQRPEWTEAASLDWHFLQYDSHRGVQKLVADLNRLYASEPSLHQVEFDWHGFQWIDCHDADNSVFSFLRLGKNPRDFMVVVVNCTPVVRDAYGIGVPHPGFYQEILNTDSALYGGSNVGNRGGVAASSEPCHGHPFSLRVTLPPLAALFFKCQP; encoded by the coding sequence ATGGAACGCCAGCCCGGCACACCTGCGCCGCACAGAAAATCACCGCTCGACGCTCAGATCGACGCCCTGCTCCTCGGCCGCAACTCCGATCCCTTTGCCCTGCTCGGCCCGCACCCTGCAACAGCTCCCGGCGACCGCGTCTGGTCCGTGCGCTTCTTCCTCCCCTGGGCCGAGGAAGCCAGCGTCCTCGTGGAAGGCACAGCGCGCGCCGTCCAAGCCCGCCGCCTCCGCCCCGAAGGCTTCTTCGAAGCCCTCGTCACCGGCCCGCCGCAGGGCGCCCTGCAACCCGCCGGCTACCGCATCCTCTACCGCGCCAACTTCGGCGAACGCTTCGAACTCCATGACGCTTACGCCTTTCCCTTTCTCCTCTCGGACCTCGACCTGCACCTCATGGGCGAAGGCCGCCACTACGACACTTACGAAAAACTCGGCGCGCACCTGCACACCCTCGCCGGCGTTTCCGGCGTGCACTTCGCCGTCTGGGCTCCCAGCGCCCGCCGCGTCAGCGTCGTCGGCGACTTCAACCGCTGGGACGGCCGCGTCCATCCCATGCGCCCCCGCGGCTCCTCCGGCATCTGGGAGCTCTTCGTTCCCGGCCTCGCCGAAGGCGCCATCTACAAGTTCGAAATCATCTCCCCCGCCGATGAATTGCTTCCCCTCAAAGCCGATCCCTACGCCTTCCGTTCCGAACTCCGCCCCAACACCGGCTCCGTCGTCGCCCGCATGGACATCCACCCCTGGGCCGATGCCGGCTGGATGCGCCAGCGCGAGCAGAAGAACTGGTTCGAATCCCCCATCGCCATCTACGAAGTGCATCTCGGTTCCTGGCGCCGCGTCCCCCACGAAGAACACCGCTGGCTCACCTATCGCGAACTCGCCGACCAGCTCATCCCCTACGTCAAGGAGATGGGCTACACGCACATCGAATTGCTTCCCGTCATGGAACACCCCTACGACGGTTCCTGGGGTTACCAGACCCTCGGCTATTTCTCCGCCACCAGCCGCTTCGGCTCCCCCGCCGACTTCATGGAGTTTGTGGACCGCTGCCACTGCGCCGGCATCGGCGTCCTCCTCGACTGGACTCCCGCCCATTTCCCCCGCGACGAGCACGGCCTCGCCTTCTTCGACGGCTCCCATCTTTACGAGCACTCCGACCCGCGCAAGGGCGCGCACCCGGATTGGGGCACCCTGATCTTCAACTACGGCCGCAACGAGGTGCAGAACTACCTCATCTCCAACGCCCTCTTCTGGCTCGACAAATACCACATCGACGGCTTGCGCGTGGATGCCGTCGCCTCCATCCTCTATCTCGATTACTCCCGCAGCGAAGGCGAATGGATCCCCAACGAATTCGGCGGCCGCGAAAATCTCGAAGCCATCTCCTTTCTAAAGCACCTCAACGAAGTCGCCCACTCCCGTTTCCCCGGCGTCCTCACCATCGCCGAGGAGTCCACCTCCTGGCCGGGCGTTTCCCGCCCCACTTATCTCGGCGGCCTCGGCTTCAGCCTCAAGTGGAACATGGGCTGGATGAACGACACTCTCAAATACTTTTCCGCCGACCCCATCCACCGCAAATACGAACACAACAACCTCACCTTCTCCATGCTCTACGCCTTCAGCGAAAACTTCATCCTGCCTTTCTCCCACGATGAAGTCGTCCACGGCAAAGGCTCCCTGCTCAACAAAATGCCCGGCGACTTGTGGCAGCAGTTCGCCAACCTCCGCCTCCTCTACGGCTACCAGTACGCCCACCCCGGCAAAAAGCTCCTCTACATGGGCGGCGAATTCGGCCAGCGCCCCGAATGGACCGAAGCTGCCAGCCTCGACTGGCATTTCCTCCAGTACGACTCCCACCGCGGCGTCCAGAAGCTCGTCGCCGATCTCAACCGCCTCTACGCCTCTGAGCCCTCTCTCCATCAGGTCGAATTCGACTGGCACGGCTTTCAATGGATCGACTGCCACGATGCCGATAACAGTGTTTTCTCCTTCCTCCGCCTGGGCAAGAATCCCCGCGATTTCATGGTCGTCGTCGTCAATTGCACTCCCGTCGTCCGCGATGCCTATGGCATCGGCGTCCCCCACCCCGGCTTCTACCAGGAGATCCTCAACACCGACTCCGCCCTCTACGGCGGTTCCAACGTCGGCAATCGCGGCGGCGTCGCCGCTTCCTCCGAACCCTGTCACGGCCACCCCTTCTCCCTCCGCGTCACCTTACCGCCCCTCGCCGCTCTCTTCTTCAAGTGCCAACCGTAG